From Anopheles funestus chromosome 3RL, idAnoFuneDA-416_04, whole genome shotgun sequence, a single genomic window includes:
- the LOC125768536 gene encoding uncharacterized protein DDB_G0284459, with protein MMPEEDEEMTPGGGVGDDDGQQSEYQHAEKHGSSRSAVDRSYYTSSNRDRDNRYDDDYHHRSNRDRDRERGHRDRDHRDRHRDRDHRDRDRDGARYRDHYRDHRDDYRDRRDKRSRSRSKEARSRDRDRDRQRSQRDDRASRDASRTERTVQDRLSAEIEQELANLRRQHDLKEALKKQQQQGGDKETSSNNEDDSQDDSKPTGSGGRTNTGAHFSGRLTKQNSSSFLLKNDSEQPVEYVPEIQTEEERIEFQRKMQEKLQQHLAAEGKLYPPPSKPNRDTPPPMNMTGFANDGSFLEMFKKLQQQQATAPTLLPAVATVPAGVKPMMVPTALPRMSVVVQKPGPFKMGPTVSTAAVSQVVKSSVIDKEPPPPVLPVFGRRRGGKILKTGMVKKVRPVEESTADAPNDAWTLYLQEVKKYKSASCDADSKTRPLVK; from the coding sequence ATGATGCCGGAGGAAGACGAAGAAATGACCCCTGGAGGGGGAGTTGGTGACGATGATGGTCAACAGTCCGAATACCAGCACGCCGAGAAACATGGCAGCAGCCGCAGCGCAGTCGATCGTAGCTATTATACGAGTTCGAATCGGGATCGCGACAATCGTTACGATGACGATTATCACCATCGTTCCAATCGTGATCGCGATCGGGAACGAGGTCACCGTGACCGGGATCATCGTGATCGGCATCGCGATCGTGACCACCGTGATCGAGATCGTGATGGTGCCCGGTATCGGGATCATTATCGTGACCATCGGGATGATTATCGGGATCGGCGTGACAAACGTAGCCGGTCGCGATCGAAAGAAGCACGGTCGCGCGACCGTGATCGTGACCGACAGCGATCGCAACGGGATGATCGTGCATCACGTGATGCTTCCCGCACGGAACGTACTGTACAAGATCGTCTATCAGCGGAAATCGAACAAGAGCTGGCAAACTTGCGAAGGCAGCATGATTTAAAggaagcattaaaaaagcaacagcaacaaggaGGTGATAAAGAAACATCTTCTAATAATGAAGATGATAGCCAGGACGATTCGAAACCTACGGGAAGCGGAGGTAGAACGAACACTGGGGCACATTTCAGCGGACGGCTTACAAAACAGAACTCATCTAGCTTTTTACTAAAAAATGATTCAGAGCAACCAGTAGAATATGTGCCCGAGATTCAAACGGAGGAGGAGCGCATCGAATTTCAGCGCAAAATGCAGGAAAAGCTACAACAACATCTCGCAGCAGAAGGGAAACTATATCCACCACCATCGAAACCAAATCGCGATACACCACCTCCGATGAACATGACCGGGTTCGCAAACGATGGGTCATTTCTGGAGATGTTTAAAAAGCTCCAACAACAGCAAGCGACTGCTCCAACGTTGCTGCCGGCAGTAGCCACCGTTCCTGCTGGCGTAAAACCCATGATGGTTCCCACTGCTCTACCGAGAATGTCTGTCGTCGTTCAGAAACCGGGTCCATTTAAAATGGGTCCCACCGTATCTACGGCTGCAGTGTCTCAGGTCGTGAAATCTTCGGTAATAGACAAAGAACCTCCGCCACCAGTGTTGCCCGTCTTTGGACGGCGGCGAGGCGGAAAGATTCTTAAAACTGGCATGGTTAAGAAGGTCCGACCAGTCGAAGAATCGACAGCGGACGCGCCAAACGACGCCTGGACGCTTTATCTGCAGGAGGTCAAGAAGTACAAGAGCGCTTCGTGCGATGCAGATTCGAAAACGCGTCCTCTGGTCaaataa
- the LOC125768543 gene encoding cytochrome c oxidase subunit 6B1 — protein sequence MAYEPKTAPFDPRFPNQNQTKYCYQSYLDFHRCEKVKGQGDQVCKYFKGVFSSMCPNSWVEKWDTQREEGTFAGRI from the coding sequence ATGGCGTACGAACCGAAGACAGCCCCGTTCGATCCCCGCTTTCCCAACCAGAACCAGACCAAGTACTGCTACCAGAGCTATCTGGATTTCCATCGCTGCGAGAAGGTAAAGGGCCAGGGCGACCAGGTATGCAAATACTTCAAAGGCGTGTTCTCGTCGATGTGCCCGAACTCGTGGGTTGAGAAATGGGACACCCAGCGTGAGGAGGGCACATTCGCCGGCCGCATCTAA
- the LOC125768542 gene encoding FAD-linked sulfhydryl oxidase ALR has product MPTAESLPNHHQNGKEPAAPCRSCMDFKSWSKQQRKSLNTSAGTNSATKATSDAEVAHRKTDNTDDRSGGSPPNCPLDKEQLGRYTWGLLHTIAAYYPTVPTEKDERNVRTFFTSFSKLYPCEYCAKDFQQELKEMPPETKSQHVLSQWLCRIHNRVNVKLGKPEFDCTKVNERWRDGWLDGSCD; this is encoded by the exons ATGCCTACAGCCGAATCACTACCAAATCACcatcaaaatggaaaagaaccTGCAGCACCCTGTCGATCGTGTATGGATTTCAAATCATGGTCAAAACAGCAGCGCAAATCTCTCAACACAAGTGCAGGTACAAACAGTGCTACAAAAGCTACTTCGGATGCTGAAGTAGCGCATCGCAAAACAGATAATACCGACGACCGGAGCGGTGGATCACCACCAAACTGCCCGCTCGATAAGGAACAGCTTGGGCGGTACACCTGGGGCTTACTTCATACAATTGCCGCTTACTATCCAACGGTTCCTACAGAAAAGGATGAGCGGAATGTGCGGACGTTTTTCACTTCCTTCTCGAAGCTGTATCCCTGCGAGTACTGTGCGAAAGACTTTCAGCAAGA ATTGAAAGAGATGCCGCCGGAAACCAAGTCACAGCACGTTCTATCGCAGTGGCTCTGTCGGATACATAATCGAGTGAACGTGAAACTGGGCAAACCCGAATTCGACTGCACAAAGGTGAACGAACGATGGCGAGACGGTTGGTTGGACGGATCTTGCGATTGA
- the LOC125768537 gene encoding cell growth-regulating nucleolar protein: MVFFICNHCGESLKKQVVLNHSWRCKRDINVSCMDCQKDFIGQAYDAHTVCISEAEKYSAKGYVPKLAKGAQKQESWLNNVRSIPERNKNLSPGVKKVFEVIMRNDNIPRKKPAFLNFFKNSNRSLNTKDLETTWSLIEEQAANEKQTSVQTTNQKKEEDVPTKNGETGPVKNDEKIRAMEYKDTSVKQKKIKTKQSPENDAAPLPKKQKMSKNVPEQNTEEEEPSPTKQKKRKTKDTSENGQKEEEPNPSEQKKCKTYSSQNGTENGTATLMIETQESTKTDTNAEEQERTGCKEKFNLSETIRQYLVSRNNQMNLSKLKKKVMKRYQQASGEEVDEKFEKKFQKKIAKSGFVVENNVIRLVEA, encoded by the coding sequence ATGGTGTTTTTCATCTGTAATCACTGTGGAGAGTCACTGAAAAAGCAAGTTGTACTTAATCATTCCTGGCGTTGCAAACGTGATATTAACGTATCGTGTATGGACTGCCAGAAAGACTTTATTGGTCAAGCGTACGATGCGCACACTGTCTGCATAAGCGAAGCGGAAAAATATTCCGCCAAAGGTTATGTACCAAAGTTAGCCAAAGGTGCCCAGAAGCAGGAATCATGGCTCAATAACGTACGATCGATACCAGAACGGAATAAGAATCTGTCGCCGGGTGTTAAGAAGGTGTTTGAGGTCATCATGCGAAACGATAACATACCGCGCAAAAAGCCAGcatttttgaatttctttaaaaattcgAACCGAAGCCTTAACACGAAGGATTTAGAAACGACTTGGTCCCTCATAGAGGAGCAGGCTGCcaatgaaaagcaaacgtCTGTCCAAACAACTAACCAGAAAAAGGAGGAAGATGTACCGACTAAGAATGGTGAGACTGGGCCcgtgaaaaatgatgaaaagatACGCGCAATGGAGTACAAAGACACATCGgtaaagcagaagaaaattaaaacaaaacaatctccCGAGAATGATGCAGCCCCTCTACcgaagaagcaaaagatgTCAAAAAATGTCCCAGAGCAGAATACCGAAGAGGAAGAACCGTCACCCactaaacagaaaaaacggaAGACAAAAGACACATCCGAAAATGGTCAAAAAGAGGAAGAACCAAATCCCAGCGAACAgaaaaagtgcaaaacgtATTCTTCACAAAACGGTACCGAAAATGGGACGGCTACACTAATGATCGAGACGCAGGAGTCTACCAAAACTGACACCAATGCTGAAGAACAGGAACGAACCGGATGCaaggaaaaattcaatttaagcgAAACTATTCGTCAATATCTTGTTTCGCGAAACAACCAAATGAACCTGTCCAAGTTAAAGAAGAAAGTTATGAAACGGTACCAACAAGCGTCCGGTGAAGAAGTTGATGAAAAGTTCGAAAAGAAGTTTCAGAAGAAAATAGCGAAAAGTGGCTTTGTGGTGGAAAATAACGTAATACGATTGGTAGAAGCTTAA
- the LOC125768541 gene encoding uncharacterized protein LOC125768541 yields MVVYICDHIGSLIKTELTNNYKSRGKSDISVSCEDCRKNFVGKAYDAVKTVGDVEKNCEEENPHKQISWLKTIRAMDERVKDQSPGVKKVFEIIKLIDNIPRKKQQFVRFFLNSSSECSTQDIETAWSLTEQEFEEQKKISNETNERNQEKTADIPAKNGTTGAVKIVETEASLEQEDAPVKQKKIKTKQSAENDAAPLAKMQKMSKNVQKTKPKRKNP; encoded by the coding sequence ATGGTGGTCTATATCTGTGATCACATTGGATCTTTGATAAAAACGGAATTGACAAACAATTATAAATCTAGAGGCAAATCAGATATTAGCGTATCGTGCGAGGACTGCAGGAAGAACTTCGTTGGTAAAGCGTACGATGCGGTCAAGACTGTCGGCGATGTGGAAAAGAATTGCGAAGAAGAAAACCCACACAAGCAAATATCCTGGCTCAAAACGATACGAGCAATGGACGAACGGGTTAAGGATCAGTCGCCGGGTGTTAAGAAGGTGTTTGAGATCATCAAGCTAATCGATAACATACCACGTAAAAAGCAACAATTTGTGCGCTTCTTTCTAAACTCGAGCAGTGAATGTAGCACACAGGATATAGAAACGGCTTGGTCCCTCACAGAGCAGGaatttgaagaacaaaaaaaaatatcgaacgaaacaaacgaacgaaaccagGAAAAGACGGCAGACATACCGGCGAAGAACGGTACAACTGGTGCTGTTAAAATTGTTGAAACGGAAGCGTCGTTGGAACAAGAAGATGCACCggtaaagcagaaaaaaattaaaacgaaacaatctgCCGAAAATGACGCTGCTCCTCTAGCTAAGATGCAGAAGATGTCAAAGAATGTCCAGAAAACAAAGCCGAAGAGGAAGAACCCGTAA